A region of Nocardioides sp. JS614 DNA encodes the following proteins:
- a CDS encoding SIS domain-containing protein — MVSWFDESRLDDVATLESDAELRTLAESGARVRRAAGDVAAATAEAVARAEDLARPRAVIAAGPDSRLLRAVLEPWCPVPFVAWPGPALPGWAGSLDLVVVLAPDGSGTGTASAVAEAVRRGCQVVVATPAGSRVAEHAAGRWSTILPTETRDQLATAVVVLEYLERVSLGPRADAEQVATALDQVAIECSPHRDLAVNPAKMLAIALADTNPLVWGGSVLAARAARRVSESIRRASGRTALAGDAEHLLPVLEAARPRDVFDDPFADGPGDLRPMLLVLDDGAEEPVVREHRGRLQAAAAARGIRVERVTTEAPTEVARYASLLLSGRYAAEYLRIGLVED, encoded by the coding sequence ATGGTCAGCTGGTTCGACGAGTCCCGTCTCGACGACGTCGCCACCTTGGAGTCCGACGCCGAGCTGCGCACGCTTGCCGAGTCCGGCGCCCGGGTCCGTCGAGCAGCAGGTGACGTCGCGGCGGCGACCGCGGAGGCGGTCGCCCGGGCCGAGGACCTGGCCCGGCCGCGCGCCGTCATCGCCGCCGGCCCGGACTCCAGGCTGCTCCGGGCGGTCCTCGAGCCCTGGTGCCCGGTGCCGTTCGTGGCCTGGCCGGGCCCGGCGCTGCCGGGCTGGGCCGGCAGCCTGGACCTCGTGGTCGTGCTGGCACCCGACGGGTCCGGCACCGGCACGGCGTCCGCGGTCGCCGAGGCGGTTCGCCGCGGCTGCCAGGTCGTCGTGGCGACGCCTGCGGGCTCCCGGGTCGCGGAGCACGCCGCCGGCCGGTGGAGCACGATCCTGCCGACCGAGACTCGCGACCAGCTCGCGACGGCGGTCGTGGTGCTGGAGTACCTCGAGCGGGTGTCGCTGGGTCCGCGAGCCGACGCCGAGCAGGTGGCCACCGCGCTCGACCAGGTCGCGATCGAGTGCTCGCCGCACCGCGACCTCGCGGTCAACCCCGCCAAGATGCTCGCCATCGCCCTCGCCGACACCAATCCCCTCGTGTGGGGTGGCTCGGTGCTGGCCGCCCGGGCGGCGCGTCGCGTGTCGGAGTCGATCCGCCGCGCGAGCGGGCGCACCGCCCTGGCAGGGGACGCGGAGCACCTGCTCCCCGTGCTCGAGGCGGCCCGACCGCGCGACGTGTTCGACGACCCCTTCGCGGACGGGCCCGGCGACCTGCGCCCGATGCTGCTGGTGCTCGACGACGGCGCCGAGGAGCCGGTGGTGCGGGAGCACCGGGGCCGGCTGCAGGCGGCGGCCGCGGCCCGCGGCATCCGCGTGGAGAGGGTCACCACCGAGGCGCCGACCGAGGTGGCCCGCTACGCATCGCTGCTCCTGAGCGGCCGGTACGCCGCCGAGTACCTCCGGATCGGCCTGGTCGAGGACTGA
- a CDS encoding acyltransferase family protein has protein sequence MPTQNTPTARPTAPPPVPAARDPWFDNAKMALVTLVVVGHAWTLLPDNAVTEHLYDFLYAWHVPAFVLVTGYLSQRFSYTRTRMWQLVRTVAVPYLVFECALALFRVYVGGEELADLFRDPHWPMWYLAALFLWRLMTPLFRPLPHGLVVAVAVSLIAGMYAGDTLDIARVLGLLPFFVLGLKATPDRLELLRHTRVQVAGVAVFVALWILTTWTDVWASTEWLYYRSRYDEMGYADDLDALLTRGLVLAIGTLGALAFLALVPRVTGWFTRMGAWTLVVYLFHGFFVKGAEYAGYSSWTDAHAVVSFGATTAAAVVLALGLAWRPIAARLNDVVDPLDYAERHVRRAVDLAIVRDQVQPEIEAEIEAEIEAESESRSETRVEAGRR, from the coding sequence GTGCCGACCCAGAACACGCCGACCGCTCGACCGACGGCCCCGCCGCCCGTCCCGGCCGCCCGCGACCCCTGGTTCGACAACGCCAAGATGGCGCTGGTCACCCTCGTGGTCGTCGGGCACGCGTGGACCCTGCTACCCGACAACGCCGTCACGGAGCACCTCTACGACTTCCTCTACGCCTGGCACGTGCCGGCGTTCGTGCTGGTCACCGGCTACCTCTCCCAGCGCTTCTCCTACACCCGGACCCGGATGTGGCAGCTGGTCCGCACGGTCGCGGTGCCGTACCTCGTCTTCGAGTGCGCGCTGGCGCTGTTCCGGGTCTACGTGGGTGGCGAGGAGCTGGCCGACCTGTTCCGCGACCCGCACTGGCCGATGTGGTACCTCGCCGCGCTGTTCCTGTGGCGGCTGATGACCCCGCTGTTCCGGCCGCTCCCGCACGGCCTGGTGGTGGCGGTCGCGGTCAGCCTGATCGCCGGGATGTACGCCGGCGACACCCTCGACATCGCCCGGGTGCTCGGCCTGCTGCCGTTCTTCGTGCTGGGTCTCAAGGCGACGCCCGACCGGCTCGAGCTGTTGCGGCACACCCGGGTGCAGGTGGCCGGCGTCGCCGTGTTCGTCGCCCTCTGGATCCTGACGACCTGGACGGACGTCTGGGCGAGCACGGAGTGGCTGTACTACCGCTCCCGCTACGACGAGATGGGCTACGCCGACGACCTCGACGCGCTGCTCACCCGCGGGCTGGTGCTCGCGATCGGGACGCTGGGTGCGCTCGCGTTCCTGGCGCTCGTTCCCCGGGTGACCGGCTGGTTCACCCGGATGGGTGCCTGGACCCTCGTCGTCTACCTCTTCCACGGGTTCTTCGTGAAGGGCGCCGAGTACGCCGGTTACAGCTCCTGGACCGACGCGCACGCGGTGGTGTCGTTCGGCGCGACCACGGCCGCCGCCGTCGTGCTCGCGTTGGGGCTCGCTTGGCGCCCGATCGCCGCGCGCCTCAACGACGTGGTGGACCCGCTCGACTACGCCGAGCGGCACGTACGTCGTGCCGTCGACCTGGCCATCGTCCGGGACCAGGTCCAGCCCGAGATCGAGGCGGAGATCGAGGCCGAGATCGAGGCCGAGTCCGAGTCCAGGTCGGAGACTCGTGTGGAGGCCGGGCGGCGCTGA
- the mtrB gene encoding MtrAB system histidine kinase MtrB — protein sequence MLHLRSPGSSRRLPESVRRGLTFWRRSIQARVVASTLILSAAVVSVVGWFLLQQTRDGLLEHRVDAVVAEANDETAEARDLLRSASGIDSDAFGQQRALAATLIQRGETRGFAVVLVGPTTPGSRISDGGANFTRGLDTDSVPQSLEEHFDEGTATAWTYTTIRTTSPAGIVTEEPGIAVGSQVLLPADAESYTLYYLFPLDEQEETLALVTRALLTAGVLLLVLVAGMTWLVTRQVVTPIRLARKVAERLAAGQLQERLKVSGEDDLARLATSFNQMASNLQRQIRQLEELSRVQRRFVSDVSHELRTPLTTVRMAGDVLHDARAGFDPATARAAELLQTELDRFEVLLADLLEISRFDARAAVLELDDVNLVDVAHRIVDVTRPLAEQRHVRVVVTAPDHACLAEADVRRVERIVRNLVTNAIDHAAADGPDAGIVVHVDGDDHAAAIAVRDHGVGLAPGEASMVFNRFWRADPARARTSGGTGLGLSIALEDTHLHGGWLQAWGRPGEGAQFRLTLPRRAGGVLRHSPLPLVPADVTEPVS from the coding sequence GTGCTCCACCTGCGCTCCCCGGGGAGCTCCCGCCGACTGCCGGAGTCCGTCCGCCGGGGGCTGACCTTCTGGCGGCGCTCGATCCAGGCGCGGGTGGTCGCCAGCACCCTGATCCTCTCGGCAGCCGTCGTGAGCGTGGTGGGCTGGTTCCTGCTCCAGCAGACCCGCGACGGCCTCCTCGAGCACCGGGTGGACGCCGTGGTCGCCGAGGCGAACGACGAGACGGCCGAGGCGCGCGACCTGCTCAGGTCGGCGTCGGGGATCGACAGCGACGCGTTCGGCCAGCAGCGGGCCCTGGCTGCCACGCTGATCCAGCGCGGCGAGACCCGCGGTTTCGCGGTGGTGCTGGTCGGGCCCACCACCCCCGGGAGCCGGATCTCGGACGGCGGCGCCAACTTCACCCGCGGCCTCGACACCGACAGCGTCCCGCAGTCGTTGGAAGAGCACTTCGACGAGGGCACCGCGACCGCGTGGACGTACACCACGATCCGCACGACCAGCCCCGCCGGGATCGTCACCGAGGAGCCCGGGATCGCGGTCGGCTCCCAGGTCCTGCTGCCGGCGGACGCCGAGTCCTACACGCTCTACTACCTCTTCCCGCTCGACGAGCAGGAGGAGACCCTGGCGCTGGTCACCCGAGCGCTGCTGACCGCCGGGGTCCTGCTGCTGGTGCTCGTCGCCGGCATGACCTGGCTGGTGACCAGGCAGGTCGTGACGCCGATCCGACTGGCGCGCAAGGTGGCCGAGCGGCTCGCGGCGGGACAGCTCCAGGAGCGGCTCAAGGTGTCCGGCGAGGACGACCTGGCTCGGCTGGCGACGTCGTTCAACCAGATGGCCAGCAACCTCCAGCGCCAGATCCGCCAGCTCGAGGAGCTGAGCCGCGTGCAGCGACGGTTCGTCTCCGACGTCTCCCACGAGCTGCGGACGCCGCTCACCACGGTGCGGATGGCCGGCGACGTCCTGCACGACGCGCGCGCGGGGTTCGACCCGGCCACCGCGCGCGCCGCGGAGCTCCTGCAGACCGAGCTGGACCGCTTCGAGGTGCTGCTCGCCGACCTGCTGGAGATCAGCCGCTTCGACGCGCGCGCCGCCGTCCTCGAGCTCGACGACGTCAACCTCGTCGACGTGGCCCACCGCATCGTCGACGTCACCCGCCCGCTCGCCGAGCAGCGCCACGTGCGGGTCGTCGTCACCGCGCCGGACCACGCCTGCCTGGCCGAGGCGGACGTCCGGCGCGTCGAGCGGATCGTGCGCAACCTGGTCACCAACGCCATCGACCACGCCGCCGCCGACGGCCCGGACGCCGGCATCGTGGTGCACGTGGACGGCGACGACCATGCGGCGGCGATCGCGGTGCGCGACCACGGGGTCGGCCTCGCGCCGGGGGAGGCGTCGATGGTCTTCAACCGGTTCTGGCGTGCGGACCCGGCCCGCGCCCGGACCAGTGGCGGCACCGGCCTCGGCCTCTCGATCGCCCTCGAGGACACCCACCTGCACGGCGGATGGCTCCAGGCTTGGGGTCGCCCGGGCGAGGGGGCACAGTTCCGGCTGACGCTGCCCCGGCGCGCCGGGGGCGTCCTGCGGCACAGCCCACTGCCGCTCGTGCCCGCTGATGTCACGGAGCCGGTCTCATGA
- a CDS encoding DUF808 domain-containing protein produces the protein MAGGLFALLDDVAALARLAAASVDDVGAAAGRATTKAAGVVVDDTAVTPQYVHGVTADRELPMIRRIAIGSIRNKLLLILPVALVLSQFLPWLLTPILMLGGGYLCFEGAEKVWGRVRGHDGHAVPVTEVGADAEKTMVSGAIRTDLILSAEIMVIALNEVADEPFLSRLVILVVVAIVITVAVYGVVGVIVKIDDVGLRLAQRSSALARRVGHGLVGFMPRLLAAISVVGTAAMLWVGGHIELVGLDDLGWHAPYDAVHHLEEKVHHAVPGAGAALGWLVNTVLSAVLGLLVGAVVVLLAHLLPSGKKPAAAH, from the coding sequence ATGGCTGGAGGCTTGTTCGCGCTGCTCGACGACGTCGCCGCGCTCGCGCGGCTGGCCGCCGCCTCGGTCGACGACGTCGGCGCGGCCGCCGGCCGGGCGACCACCAAGGCCGCGGGCGTGGTCGTCGACGACACCGCGGTCACCCCGCAGTACGTCCACGGCGTCACCGCCGACCGCGAGCTGCCGATGATCCGACGGATCGCGATCGGCTCGATCCGGAACAAGCTGCTGCTGATCCTGCCGGTCGCGCTCGTGCTCAGCCAGTTCCTGCCGTGGCTGCTCACCCCGATCCTGATGCTCGGCGGCGGCTACCTCTGCTTCGAGGGCGCCGAGAAGGTCTGGGGCCGGGTCCGCGGCCACGACGGGCACGCGGTGCCGGTGACCGAGGTCGGCGCCGACGCCGAGAAGACGATGGTGAGCGGCGCGATCCGTACCGACCTGATCCTCTCGGCCGAGATCATGGTGATCGCGCTCAACGAGGTCGCCGACGAGCCGTTCCTCAGCCGCCTGGTGATCCTCGTGGTCGTCGCGATCGTCATCACCGTCGCGGTGTACGGCGTCGTCGGGGTGATCGTGAAGATCGACGACGTCGGCCTGCGCCTCGCCCAGCGGTCCTCCGCCCTCGCGCGTCGGGTGGGGCACGGGCTCGTCGGGTTCATGCCGCGTCTGCTCGCGGCGATCTCGGTGGTCGGCACCGCCGCGATGCTCTGGGTCGGCGGCCACATCGAGCTCGTCGGCCTCGATGATCTCGGCTGGCACGCGCCGTACGACGCGGTCCACCACCTGGAGGAGAAGGTCCACCACGCGGTCCCGGGCGCCGGTGCGGCGCTCGGCTGGCTGGTGAACACCGTCCTCTCCGCCGTCCTCGGTCTCCTGGTCGGCGCCGTGGTCGTGCTCCTCGCACACCTGTTGCCCTCCGGCAAGAAGCCCGCCGCCGCCCACTGA
- the hemG gene encoding protoporphyrinogen oxidase: MTGSGGHERAHTVVVGGGISGLTTAYFLRQRLGPDAVLRVVEASDAPGGKIRTASIAGHPVDTGPDAFLSRAPELRRVVDALGLADLVVEPQSTGTFIWSRGRLRRLPPGTAFGLPERLWPLLRSGLLGPAAVARAGLDLVLPRTALPDDPSVADVVRPRFGAGVYDRLVVPLLGGVHAGDPALLSATSTVPEIAAMARSGRSLYRTLRRRRRSAPPATGRPSAPLVSLRGGLAALTDRLVEELGPDTVLTGTPARAIERDENGGYTVRTDRGAFAARQVVLATPAYVAAELVADLAPDAAALLREIGYVDVANVTLAFRRDQVPALPAGTGFLVPPVEDELVVGCSWLSQKWPQPADAGDYVLLKVMVGRSGDTRWLAMDDAELVRHVREALRRMLGVTADPVESLVQRWPRAMPQYVVGHAARLAALDTALAAAPGLLVTGAAYRGVGLAGCVAQADATATSLLATQGAPT, translated from the coding sequence ATGACCGGTTCCGGTGGGCACGAGCGCGCGCACACGGTCGTGGTGGGCGGCGGGATCAGCGGACTGACGACGGCGTACTTCCTGCGGCAGCGTCTCGGTCCGGACGCCGTGCTGCGGGTCGTCGAGGCCTCGGACGCCCCCGGCGGCAAGATCCGCACCGCGTCGATCGCCGGGCACCCGGTCGACACCGGCCCGGACGCCTTCCTCTCCCGGGCGCCCGAGCTGCGGCGCGTGGTCGACGCGCTCGGGCTGGCCGACCTGGTCGTCGAGCCGCAGAGCACGGGCACGTTCATCTGGTCCCGCGGCCGGCTCCGACGGCTGCCCCCCGGCACCGCGTTCGGCCTGCCGGAGCGGCTGTGGCCGCTGTTGCGGTCCGGGCTGCTCGGCCCCGCGGCGGTGGCGCGCGCCGGTCTCGACCTGGTGCTCCCGCGGACCGCGCTGCCGGACGACCCCTCGGTCGCGGACGTGGTCCGGCCCCGGTTCGGCGCCGGCGTCTACGACCGGCTCGTCGTGCCGCTGCTCGGCGGCGTGCACGCCGGCGATCCGGCACTCCTCAGTGCGACCAGCACCGTGCCCGAGATCGCCGCGATGGCCCGCTCGGGCCGCAGCCTCTACCGCACCCTGCGCCGCCGGCGCCGGTCCGCGCCCCCGGCCACCGGCCGGCCGAGTGCCCCGCTGGTGTCCCTGCGCGGCGGCCTCGCGGCGCTCACCGACCGCCTGGTGGAGGAGCTCGGTCCCGACACCGTGCTGACCGGGACGCCGGCCCGCGCCATCGAGCGCGACGAGAACGGGGGCTACACGGTGCGCACCGACCGCGGCGCCTTCGCGGCCCGGCAGGTCGTCCTCGCGACCCCGGCGTACGTCGCCGCGGAGCTGGTCGCCGACCTCGCGCCCGATGCGGCCGCGCTGCTCCGGGAGATCGGGTACGTCGACGTCGCGAACGTGACCCTGGCGTTCCGGCGCGACCAGGTGCCGGCGCTGCCCGCAGGCACCGGGTTCCTGGTGCCGCCGGTCGAGGACGAGCTGGTCGTCGGCTGCAGCTGGCTGTCCCAGAAGTGGCCGCAGCCGGCCGACGCCGGCGACTACGTCCTGCTCAAGGTCATGGTCGGCCGATCGGGCGACACCCGGTGGCTCGCCATGGACGACGCCGAGCTGGTGCGCCACGTGCGCGAGGCCCTGCGCCGGATGCTCGGCGTCACCGCGGACCCGGTGGAGAGCCTGGTGCAGCGATGGCCCCGCGCGATGCCGCAGTACGTCGTCGGGCACGCCGCCCGGCTCGCGGCCCTCGACACCGCACTGGCCGCGGCGCCGGGCCTGCTGGTGACCGGTGCGGCCTACCGCGGCGTCGGCCTGGCCGGCTGCGTCGCCCAGGCCGACGCGACCGCCACGTCCCTGCTCGCAACGCAAGGAGCGCCCACATGA
- the mtrA gene encoding MtrAB system response regulator MtrA, giving the protein MDGMTEPVGAPSGFPSVPLGDGLSKGRILVVDDDASLAEMLTIVLRQEGFESHMVARGDLAMEAFREYRPDLVLLDLMLPGKDGIDVCKEIRAESGVPIVMLTAKGDTVDVVVGLESGADDYVVKPFKPKELVARIRARVRRFDAPAQETLTIGDLTIDVAGHAVTRAGERISLTPLEFDLLVCLARKPWQVFTREVLLEQVWGYRHAADTRLVNVHVQRLRSKVEHDPENPEIVVTVRGVGYKAGTP; this is encoded by the coding sequence ATGGACGGCATGACTGAGCCCGTCGGCGCGCCCTCCGGCTTCCCGAGCGTCCCGCTCGGCGACGGCCTGAGCAAGGGTCGGATCCTGGTGGTCGACGACGACGCCTCGCTGGCGGAGATGCTCACCATCGTGCTGCGCCAGGAGGGCTTCGAGAGCCACATGGTCGCTCGCGGGGACCTCGCGATGGAGGCGTTCCGCGAGTACCGGCCCGACCTGGTGCTGCTGGACCTGATGCTGCCCGGCAAGGACGGCATCGACGTGTGCAAGGAGATCCGCGCGGAGTCCGGCGTACCCATCGTGATGTTGACCGCGAAGGGCGACACGGTCGACGTGGTCGTCGGTCTCGAGTCGGGTGCGGACGACTACGTCGTCAAGCCGTTCAAGCCCAAGGAGCTCGTGGCGCGGATCCGAGCCCGGGTCCGCAGGTTCGACGCGCCCGCGCAGGAGACCCTGACCATCGGCGACCTCACCATCGACGTCGCCGGCCACGCCGTCACCCGGGCCGGGGAGCGGATCAGCCTGACGCCCCTGGAGTTCGACCTGCTCGTGTGCCTGGCCCGCAAGCCGTGGCAGGTGTTCACCCGCGAGGTGCTCCTCGAGCAGGTGTGGGGCTACCGGCACGCGGCCGACACTCGACTCGTCAACGTGCACGTCCAGCGGCTGCGCTCCAAGGTCGAGCATGATCCCGAGAACCCCGAGATCGTGGTGACGGTCCGCGGCGTGGGGTACAAGGCCGGAACCCCGTAG
- the ahcY gene encoding adenosylhomocysteinase, which produces MDYKVADLSLADFGRTEIQLAEHEMPGLMAMRERYAAEQPLAGARIAGSLHMTIQTAVLIETLVALGAEVRWASCNIFSTQDHAAAAIAVGPNGTADDPQGVPVFAWKGETLEEYWWCTQQILDWPGGTMPNMILDDGGDATLLVHLGVQAEKTGQAPDPASATSNEQRIIFEALGEVLAKNPNHWTPIANSIKGVTEETTTGVHRLYEMMREGSLLFPAINVNDSVTKSKFDNKYGCRHSLIDGINRATDVLIGGKVAVVCGYGDVGKGCAESLRGQGARVIVTEIDPICALQASMDGYQVTTLEDALPIADIIITATGNKDVVTVDHMRSMKHNAIVGNIGHFDNEIDMAGLEAPGVAERKNVKPQVDVWTFANGRSVVVLSEGRLMNLGNATGHPSFVMSNSFTNQVLAQIEIFTKTEEYPVGVYVLPKHLDEEVARLHLDALGVKLTRLTDEQATYLGVDAAGPYKPDQYRY; this is translated from the coding sequence ATGGACTACAAGGTCGCCGACCTCTCCCTGGCCGACTTCGGCCGCACGGAGATCCAGCTCGCCGAGCACGAGATGCCCGGCCTGATGGCGATGCGCGAGCGCTACGCCGCAGAGCAGCCGCTCGCCGGGGCCCGGATCGCCGGCTCGCTGCACATGACCATCCAGACAGCGGTCCTGATCGAGACGCTCGTCGCGCTCGGCGCCGAGGTCCGCTGGGCCTCCTGCAACATCTTCTCCACCCAGGACCACGCCGCTGCCGCGATCGCGGTCGGTCCGAACGGCACCGCCGACGACCCCCAGGGCGTGCCGGTCTTCGCCTGGAAGGGCGAGACCCTGGAGGAGTACTGGTGGTGCACCCAGCAGATCCTCGACTGGCCCGGCGGCACGATGCCGAACATGATCCTCGACGACGGCGGCGACGCCACGCTCCTCGTCCACCTCGGCGTCCAGGCCGAGAAGACCGGGCAGGCGCCGGACCCGGCGAGCGCCACCAGCAACGAGCAGCGGATCATCTTCGAGGCCCTGGGTGAGGTCCTCGCGAAGAACCCCAACCACTGGACGCCGATCGCCAACTCGATCAAGGGCGTCACCGAGGAGACCACCACCGGCGTGCACCGTCTCTACGAGATGATGCGCGAGGGCTCGCTGCTGTTCCCGGCCATCAACGTCAACGACTCGGTGACGAAGTCGAAGTTCGACAACAAGTACGGCTGCCGGCACTCGCTGATCGACGGGATCAACCGCGCGACCGACGTCCTGATCGGCGGCAAGGTCGCGGTCGTCTGCGGCTACGGCGACGTCGGCAAGGGCTGCGCGGAGTCGCTGCGCGGCCAGGGCGCACGCGTGATCGTCACCGAGATCGACCCGATCTGCGCGCTGCAGGCGTCGATGGACGGCTACCAGGTCACCACGCTCGAGGACGCCCTGCCGATCGCGGACATCATCATCACCGCCACCGGCAACAAGGACGTCGTGACCGTCGACCACATGCGATCGATGAAGCACAACGCGATCGTCGGCAACATCGGCCACTTCGACAACGAGATCGACATGGCCGGCCTGGAGGCGCCGGGCGTGGCCGAGCGCAAGAACGTCAAGCCGCAGGTCGACGTGTGGACCTTCGCCAACGGCAGGTCCGTGGTCGTGCTGTCCGAGGGCCGGCTGATGAACCTGGGCAACGCGACCGGCCATCCGTCGTTCGTGATGTCGAACTCCTTCACCAACCAGGTGCTCGCCCAGATCGAGATCTTCACCAAGACCGAGGAGTACCCGGTCGGCGTCTACGTGCTGCCCAAGCACCTCGACGAGGAGGTGGCGCGCCTGCACCTCGACGCGCTCGGGGTGAAGCTCACCCGCCTCACCGACGAGCAGGCCACCTACCTCGGCGTCGATGCCGCGGGACCGTACAAGCCGGACCAGTACCGGTACTAG
- a CDS encoding TIGR04053 family radical SAM/SPASM domain-containing protein: protein MTHPATPPTGRHPGSHPAGLELPRTIDYSQRPMLVFWEVTRACQLACRHCRASAAPDPLPGELTGAEGRALIDQVAGFGRPYPILILTGGDCLLRPDVFEMVAHANGLGVPVAMSPSVTPRLTPEAIDQMVAAGVKAVSLSLDGATPATHDGVRGIPGHFDQTIPAIRALVAAGLKVQVNTTVMRANLHELADVAAIMAETGVAIWEVFFLVHVGRGEATGAITPEEHEQVCHFLFDSSHYGFTIRTVEAPFFRRVVVQRKAGGPAPQQAPYLQLRERLVERLGPPVGRSTAHTVSTRDGKGIVFVAHDGQVYPAGFLPLPLGSVRDHPLVDIYRDNEVLRSIRAAEFGGRCGRCEYADLCGGSRARAYADTGDPLAEDSACVYQPALA from the coding sequence ATGACCCACCCGGCGACACCCCCGACCGGCCGCCACCCCGGCAGCCACCCGGCCGGCCTGGAGCTGCCCCGCACCATCGACTACTCCCAGCGTCCGATGCTGGTGTTCTGGGAGGTCACCCGCGCCTGCCAGCTGGCCTGCCGCCACTGCCGCGCCTCGGCGGCCCCCGACCCGCTGCCCGGTGAGCTGACCGGCGCCGAGGGCCGGGCACTGATCGACCAGGTCGCCGGGTTCGGCCGGCCGTACCCGATCCTGATCCTCACCGGCGGCGACTGCCTGCTCCGGCCGGACGTCTTCGAGATGGTGGCCCACGCCAACGGACTCGGTGTCCCGGTCGCCATGTCCCCCTCGGTGACCCCGAGGCTCACGCCCGAGGCGATCGACCAGATGGTGGCCGCCGGCGTGAAGGCGGTCTCGCTCAGCCTGGACGGCGCCACCCCCGCGACCCACGACGGCGTGCGCGGCATCCCCGGCCACTTCGACCAGACCATTCCCGCGATCCGGGCGCTGGTCGCCGCCGGGCTGAAGGTGCAGGTCAACACCACCGTGATGCGGGCCAACCTCCACGAGCTCGCCGACGTCGCGGCGATCATGGCCGAGACCGGCGTGGCGATCTGGGAGGTGTTCTTCCTGGTGCACGTCGGTCGCGGAGAGGCCACCGGTGCGATCACGCCGGAGGAGCACGAGCAGGTGTGCCACTTCCTGTTCGACTCCTCGCACTACGGCTTCACGATCCGCACGGTCGAGGCGCCGTTCTTCCGACGCGTGGTCGTGCAGCGCAAGGCGGGCGGCCCGGCCCCGCAGCAGGCGCCGTACCTGCAGCTGCGCGAGCGCCTCGTCGAGCGGCTCGGTCCGCCGGTCGGCCGGTCGACCGCGCACACGGTGTCGACACGCGACGGCAAGGGGATCGTGTTCGTGGCCCACGACGGCCAGGTCTACCCGGCGGGGTTCCTGCCGCTGCCGCTCGGCTCGGTGCGCGACCATCCGCTGGTCGACATCTACCGCGACAACGAGGTGCTGCGCAGCATCAGGGCGGCGGAGTTCGGCGGTCGGTGCGGGCGGTGCGAGTACGCCGACCTCTGCGGCGGCTCGCGCGCCCGGGCCTACGCCGACACCGGCGACCCGCTCGCGGAGGACTCCGCCTGCGTGTACCAGCCCGCCCTGGCCTGA